ACATACTTCATGATCTCTATGTCCATATTTTTCTGGTTGTGGTGCGTGGGTAATAATCAAATCGGGTTGCCAACGTCCCAGAGCTTCTTCAGTCACTTTTATTACTGCTTGGGTTGAGAAGTTGCACTCTTCAAGTGCATGAAACTCGTAAGTTGCACCAATGATTTTACCCGCTGCATCTGCTTCTTGATGACGCGTACCTTTAATAGGCGAACTAGAAAGACCGCCATCAGTCAAAATTAAGCAATGAACATTCCACCCTGCTTTAGACATTAAACTGAGAGTACCAGCAGCAGGTAGAACTTCATCATCAGCATGAGCATAAATTGTTAAGACATTTCGCTGATTAGAGTTGTTTAAGTCTGAATAAGTGTTCATAGCTGTTTTTTCTAGATTGAATTTGCAAGTAACTCAGCACTCTTAATTAGGCCTCTTTTGGAGGTTGCCAAACAGAGGCGCGGATAATAGCCGACAAAAGCAATAAGTTATAGATGGCCCATGCACCATTGAGTAAGTGAACGCCAGGATAATTCAGATGACCAATTGCAAACTGATAAAGACTCCATAATATTCCTAGAATGGTCAGGATAAAGACAACTAACTGTGGCCAAACCAGCCGGAGATAAATCCCAGATTGCCGTTGTTTAGGTGTAACTTGAAAATTGAGTTTTTGTCCTGTAAATACACTCCATACAGCTTGGATTAATAAGGGGAATAAAGCGATCGCATATTGTTCAGAGCGCCAAACTTCTCTAGCTGGAATGCCCCAAGTGGCTGATATAAAAGTCAGACGGTTGATAATAAAAGCGGGAAAAAAGTGTAAGGCAAAGTCAGGGCCATAGGTTTTAACTGGAATAATATCCGTAAAAAAATAGATAATTGGACAAGAAATAAAAACCAAAGTTGCAAAACCAGAGAAATAACTATACATCGTCTTAAAATAGTGCAACCTTTGCCAAAAACTTAATCCTGGTTTGGTGAGCGGATTTTCTCTCAATAGCACTTGGATAGTTCCTTGTGCCCAACGTAGTCGCTGTTTCAGAGTAGAACTCAGGTCATCTGGTGCTAAACCTTCTGCTAGAAGTTCATTGTGATAAATAGATTTCCATCCAGCACCATGCAGACGCATCGCTGTATTCATATCTTCTGTAATACTGTTGCTGGATACGCCACCAATTAATTGAAATTCATTCAGACGTTTTTCGTCTTTGGCAAACTCATCAGCAAAATGTTGTAGTCCCACACTAATCAGTGCTTCCCGCCTCAGAATCGCATTTGTGCCTGTATAAAAAGCGGCATTCATGCCATCTTTGCCTTGTTGAAGTGGCCCATAAAATAAATTTGCTCGATGTCCAAAAGGATCGCCTGGAGGAATATTGTAAAAATCTTGGCGGGTCTGAACAAAAGCAATTTGATTCTGATCGTATTTACCTGTGAAAAGATTATAGGTGTAGAAATAAGGCAGAACTCGCTTGAGAAATTGTGGTTTAGGAATATGGTCAGCATCTAGGGTAAGAAGAAACTGTCCTGAAGTTTCTCCCGAAAAAATCGCGTAATTGAGATTACCCGCTTTCGCATGATGGGGTACACCCGCTGGTTTGGGACGAGCAATGTAGCGAAAACGAGCGAGTTCAACTAGTTCTAGTTCTTTCTTGCTAATAGCTTCTTGTAAGGCTTTGCGTTCGCTAACTAGGCGATCGCGTAGCGTCTTTGCAGGAGAATCGCTAATAGTATGATGTTTGGGAGGTAGCCAGAGAATTAACTGACGCAGACTTTGCACAAATCCAGCAGCAGAATCGTTAACTACTGATTTTGATGATGCTTGCAGCCATTGTTCAGCAGCTTGAGCATTAGTTGTGAGATTTTCCAGTTGCTTCAAGCGCTCGAACAAATAAGAGCGTTCTGCATCAATTCGCACTACTTCTTTCTGTAATTGTGCAGACTGCAAATCCTCAATACACAATCTTTCGGTCATCGTTCGCATATCAGCTGAGTTACCATCGTCCAGCACATAAACGCGTAACTTTATGGGCGGATAATCCATTGCTAGGGCGGCTTTAGCAGTTTCTTCGACAATTTCTGGTGGTTCGTTGTAGCAGGTTACAAACACATCCACTGTTGGCCAGTCGACTCTGGGTATAGGTGGGGTCATTTGGTCGAGAGACTTAATTTGTCGGACTAGAGGTCGCCATAAGCCAATTACAAACATTACGCCACCGAAATAGCTATAAATCTCTGCTATCAGTAAAGGAATAGAGATCCAGAGGGCATCAAAATTGATGGAGTGGGTGATGCGCCATTGCAAATACCAGATGCCAAAAATTAAATTAATTTCTGCTAGATAACGAAATAACAGCGTTCTTTTTTTGAGTAATGAGCGGCTGTTACCAGAAAAGTTTGCGGAATTATCAATAATAGAAACTGAAGTCATTTTAGTACCGATAGTTAATGTATCTGCATCTCCCCTCAAAACAAGTATTCCCTAGTTAAATTTGTAACTAACAACTTATTCTCGATTAACCCAAAATTTGGCGTTGCTGAATTGAGGTTTGAAGAAGAATGCACAATTCAGAATAGGCTAAACCTTAGCTATCCGCTAACAGAATTCAGCAATCTTGATGCGACTCGAAAATACTCGCTACCGCAGACTCGCTCTAAGCGTACCCCTACGGGGAAGCAAGCTACGCACAGCGTCTCTAAGAGTTGTCATGCCGTTGGCTTTATGCTGCGCTATCCGCTTTTTCGGTCAGAATTTATTCTGTTAGCGGATAGGGGACTTCCAAATAAAAAAATATGCGATTAACTATTGTGGGGTGGGCATCTTGCCATAGGTGTCAACTTAACGCGAAACCGCTTGTCCGCCGGAAATTGAAATTCCCGTCTCATAGCTAAAGTCATCTGAAGATGACTAAATATCGCCAAAAATCTCCAGTCTACTTCAGTAGACTTAAGCTATTAGCCCGAAAATTTATTTCCGGGCGGACATGGAAGCAAATAGATAAGCTATTTCCAGCTTAAGTTGACACCTATGGCATCTTGCCCACCCCACAATATTGGATAATTTATTTCTTGGAGTTCCCTAAAGACGTAGCAGTGCTACGTCTCTACAAGAATTCTGTTATTTTGTGCCAGTTACTAAATGGGTATTTTTACCATCTGAAACCCAGTAACTTCCAGAACTATCAGAAATTAACTTAGTTTGTGGTGTGGCAGTGCTAGGTAGACCCCGCCCAGAATTTCCCTCGCTAACAGCTTGCCACCAAAGAGAGTTCATGGTGGTAGTCGGCCGAATTAAGGGTTGTCGATTTGTCACGCTGTATAGCAAGGATTGCAAAATTATACTGTTGGTGTCGCTAGTGAAACCAATTGCTGTTTTGCCGGTGGTTTCGTAGAAACCCTCATAAAATCCAGCCGATGGATTATATAAGTCAGTCGTCCCTTGGAGTAATTCTTGACTATACTTATTTTCTGGAAGTAGGGCATGATAGGCAAAAGCGACTGCTGTACTTACCAATCGCCCCTTTGGTACTGGTTTACCGTCATCTCCCAAAGCTGCCCAAGGCTCACCTTGTCCAGTAATTGTACTGTGGACAGTGTAAGGTTTATGGTCAATCAAGGTGGTAGCTGAGGCTGTGAGGGTGCCGGTACGACGGTAACGTTCGGCTTGCGCCTGGAAAATTGGCTCAAAGAGCGATCGCATTTGTGGATCTAGTCCAAACTCCAGGGCATAGAGTACAAAAGGATTGCTAACTGTGTATTGGTTAACTTTGGAATTAGTATCTGTGCGATGGCGTTGAATTGGAACTTTCACCCCTTCCACTGAGGCAGTTTGATATTCACCACCAACAGCAGAACGCTCAAGATTAAACCCCCACAATTGAAAGGCACGAGCGGCATATTCTTCATAACCCAAGCGAATTTCTGGGTTAACGCGCGTTAGATATCGCCCATCTTGCTCTTTGGTGACGGTGGCACTAGAGAGAATACCTTCGCGCACCACACGCAAGTATGACCAATCCAGCACAATTTTATCTACCGCAGCCGTGTATTCTGGATGACAGGTTTTTAAGTTGTAAAGCGCTGCCAGCATTCTACCTAAATCTAAAGCTGACCAGCCGTTTCCTTCTGGAATTGGATTTCCACCATAATCTACTGGTTGGAGCGATCGCGTATCGTAACTCCGACTCGGCAATTCTCCAGCAAATAATGGTAACTTTGTCAATGCTGCCAACAGATGGCGAGTGCGCCCGTCAAATTCCTTGGGGGTAATTATATCGAGCGATCGCGCTGCATGGAGGGCTGAGAGATAATTTCCCAATCCCCAGAGGGTTGCACCTTTGAAATCACTGCGATCGTCTATCAGCCCATTCTTGGAGTGATAATTGGCTTGAAAGTATCGCCAAGCCGCCTCTGCATAACGCCGTTCAATAACCGTCAGCGATCGATCTAATTTCAGGTTAGATGATGGACTATCTACTGGTGGAATCGGTGCAACAGCCACTTCTGTCGGTTTAGAATTGTCCGTAGGAATTGCGATCGGAGTCTTAACAGTAGAATTCGGTTGATTTGCGGGTGTAATTGGAGAAGCATTTTCGCTAGGCTTACCAGTAGAATTCGATTGATTTGAGGGCGTTGCTGGAGAAGAATTTTCACTAGGCTTACTTGCAGAGCCAGAAGCAATTAAAGGGTGATTTCCCCTAGCTTTATAGTATAAAATCTCCAAAATTAACCCATTGGTATTACCTGTTAAAGCTTTGTTGGGTTGTTTTGATTCTTCATAGATCCCAGCATAGTAACCACCATCATCAGGACTACGGAGATCCTTAACTGCATCAAAAACTTTTTGGGCGTAGGCATTATCTGGAAACAGGTAATGCCAGCCAAAAGCAGCTTTTGTACTAATACTGCGAAACTGTGGATAAGGTTGATTGCTATCGGTAATAGTTGCCCAGTTGACACCGTTGGCGTAGACGGTGTTGTAGAGAAAATAAGGTGGTTGGTCGATATTATCTTCTGTGACGGCAGTTAACTGACCTGTGGTATCAAAACGCCGTTTTTGGACATCTAAAACCCTGGCAGCAAAATTGGCTAACTCACCTTGCAAGCCAAATTCAATCCCATCCAGGATATAAGACTCACTCACAACATAATTATTAGCATTGGTGCTTTGAAAGTCACGGCTATCAACAGGAATTTGGACACCATTAATTTCCACTAACTTAAAAGGTTCTAAAGCAATGGCCTTGGGTGCAGAAAAACCCCAAAGTTGATAACCCCTAGCGCCGTATTCTTCGTAACCGAGTCGTCCTTCTTGCACCAATAACGTTTTCTTGTCAGGGAGAACAGTAGCGCCAAAAAGTTCCCCATCTTTGAGCGATCGCGCCACCTGCCACTTTGCTACAATCCCTTTGAGCCACTCATTATATTGAGGATGACAGGTACGGATGACATCAAAAGCAGCCAGAATTCGCCCAACATCCAAAGCCGACCAACCAATACCCCGCTCTAGTGGATTGTTACCATAATCAACCATCTGTGCAGTGGCCGCGTTATAAACTTTATTTGGCAGCGCATCTTCAAATAACTTCAGGGTGTTGAGAGTCGTCAAAAACTTATTGAGGCGGGAATCAAAGTCTGCTTGATCAGTCAGATTCAACCAGCGTGCAGCATTCAACGCCATCAGGTAGTTACCCATATCCCACAGTGTACCTGAAGGATAAGCCCCAGTAGAATTGGTAAATCCCGTTGCTGGCTGATAATTTTTGACAAAATACTGCCAAGCAGCACGAGCATAAGTTTGTTCTTCAGGTGTGAGCGGGGCTGTAATATTGCTACAGCTATTGGAATTTTGGGATAAGACTGGTGTCGGGATGTAAAACAACAATTGCAGAAATGTCCCAACTAGGAACAATGCAATCCATCTCAACAGCTTTTGTTGAGGGCGTTTGTATATCATAATTTAAAGAAGGAATTAGGAGTTAGGAGCGCATAGCGCGTCTATACAGTTATATTCGTAAATCGAGATTTATGAGGTGTATTATTTTCGTGATGGCTATCAATTCAGTCGAGTAGCCTTGCTTCCCCAAAAGGCTTTATTTGCGCCAACCTACTTATGTAGAAACTTTTTATATATTTATGACAAATTGGGTAAATAAGCGGAGAAGTTCTGGTATCTTTTTTATTTTATAAGAAAAATTATGTATATATAATTAGACCGCTAGAGCTTGATTAGGAGAGCGATGGAAAAGGTATCGGTGGAGTGCCATTCCTCAAGAACTATAAGTTGTTGTCTGGTAGACAGGTTCCAACTTTTCAGACAAAGATTTGTGACCGTAGAATAACTTAAGTTATAAGTGCATTGAACTACTACATAGGATAGGATTGATGACTTCTTTACCGAATGTTAATAAACCAATAGAAAGAGTAGACGTATTCTTATTTGAGTCTTCTGATTACAAAGAATTTGACTCTTTAATAGCTCAAGAGTTAGCAGGCTTAATCCAAAAAGTGTATAAGCAGTTTGATGAAAGAAATCAACTAGAACTTAGTGGGGATTACGAGTTAAAAAGTGAACTCCAAGAAAATGATCTTCCTTTCGGCTTCGTTGCGTCTAAAAAGAATAGCAAAGATGTATTTGTCGTTTTTCGTGGCACAAAAACATTTGCTGAGTGGTTTAAGGATGTAAATATTCCACTTGTTTCTTATAATGACGGCAAAAATCGAGACGGAAGCATATTGCAAAAAATACAGCTAATTCAGTCCCCAGTTGAAATTCCGAAAGTTGGTGATTTTGGTCGTGTCACTGTCGGTTTTAGACAAATATATATCAATCTCCGAGATGCAATGATTAATGCGCTTCAAAAATGCGATCCGGACTCTCGCATTTTTGTCACAGGACACAGCCTTGGTGGTGCATTAGCAACTTTAGCGATTCCAGATATTATTAAAAACACTAACTTTCAGCCGAAAGATGTTATTTTGTACACTTTTGCCAGTCCTCGATGTGGAGACAGAGAATTTGCCATTAAATTTCGAGAAACAGGTGTAAGGCATTGGAGAATTGCTAATACTGAAGATTTTGTAACTATGATTCCGTTTCCCACAGGAAACGTTTTCCAACCAGCACCATCTGAAACACCACCTGAGTTAGACGTATTGCCGAAAAATCCTACAGTTGGCTTGGGTACAGGGGGAGTCACTGGGCCAGACAGAAATCCCAATCCACTTTTTGGCTTCTTTAAGGCGATGTATGACAGAAACAAAAGAAGGATGCCAGATTACGTGCATACTGGCACACCAGTTTGTTTTACGATTCATGCAGCCGCTTTAGAGCAGCACCACAATTTAGAAGAGATTTATATGCGCGGAATTTTGAGATTCATACAATCAAAATGATTAGAGTCTGTTGCATTGTAAGATTCTAGTTGTCAAGAAAAATATTCTAAAGACGGAGGCTTTTAGAGTGCAAATTGTTGCCACTATCGCTATTGCATTCGTTGCATTTATACATATTGTTATCTCGGTAGTGGAAATGTTTTTCTGGAAAAATCCCCTTGTTCATCAGAGACTTGGTTTTACAGCCGACGTTGCAAATCAAGTGGCTCCAATTGTGAAAAATGCAGGGTTATATAACGGTTTTATTGCTGCTGGCTTAATTTGGGGAGTATTCAGTAAAAGCGATTTCCTATCAATTCGGGTCTTTTTTCTGGTGTGTGTTGCGATCGCAGGTATCTTTGCTGCGTTAACTCTCAAACGGACAACTCTTGTATTTCAAACACTTCCCGCATTCATTGCGCTGATTTTTGTTTGGTTGGCTGCATAGCACTTGTTGTTTGGGTAGAAAGTCAATAAATCTGGATCGTAGAGGAGGCGATCGCTCATACTAGATGTTAGACACCTTCGACTATAGGAGCCGTCTATGTTGCTACAAGAATTGAAGGAGCAGGTCTTCAAGCTACCACCAAGTGATCGCCTTGCACTGGTGAGTGCCATCATTGAGTCCTTGCAAGACACGCCAATTTCTGAGCCTGAACGCTCTAGCGCCATTAGACGGATGCGAGGCTTGCTAAAAACAGACCAGCCAGCACCGACTGATGAAGAAGTAGCTGTAATGTTAGAAGAGCGACGAGTGGACAAGTATCTTGAATGAAAGTTTTAATTGATACTAATATTGTCCTAGATTTTCTGTTGCAGCGATCGCCATTTTTCCAAGACGCGGAGCTGTTGTTTCAGGAGATTGATTCTGGTCGTGTCGTTGGATATATCACAGCGACAACACTTACAGATATTTTTTATATTTCCCGAAAACACACACGTAGCATTGACCAAGCACGGCAAGCAGTTTCAGAAACGCTGACTGTTATGGTAATTTGTCCCGTTAATCGAGCCGTCTTGAAATCAGCGTTCGGATCTGGTTTAGCTGATTTTGAAGATGCTGTTCAAATCGCTTGTGCTATTGCTCAAGGTTTAGATGCTATTGTGACACGCGATACGCAAGGTTTTTTGAGTTCATCCGTACCCGTTTTATCAATTCATGAGTTGTTACAGCAGTTAGAGGCGCAAAATAGCAAGTAGTTGCTTGTCAGGCAAAGATGGCGATTGTTTTTTCAGATTGTCACAAACGCAGTCCAGCAACTTTTAAAATTAAACTAGGTCTATCACAAGAATGTGAGCAGTTATGCTATGAAAACCTTGGCTAAATGGTCTGTAGACGACTATCACCGCATGGTTGAGGCGGGCATTCTGCGCGATCGCCATCTGGAATTGCTAGCAGGCGAAATTGTTGAGATGAGTCCAGAAACCCCAATCCACTACACCACAGCAAAACGAGGTGCAAAGTATTTAGAAGAGTTGCTATCAGGTAAAGCTGATGTCCGCTTCAATGGGCCGATTACACTATCCGACTCGGAACCCGAACCTGATATTGCAATCGTTCGACTTCCAGAATCATCCTACAGCGATCGCCATCCGGCTCCTCAAGATATATTCTGGATTGTAGAAGTTGCCAAGACTAGCTTAAACAAAGACTTGGAGATCAAGGCTGCGATTTATGCGACGGCTGAGATTCAAGAATATTGGGTTTTAAGTTTATCTGCTAAACAGATGATTGTATTCAGAAACCCTCAAAATGGTAAGTATGTTGAAGAATA
This Nostoc sp. C052 DNA region includes the following protein-coding sequences:
- a CDS encoding PIG-L deacetylase family protein, whose product is MNTYSDLNNSNQRNVLTIYAHADDEVLPAAGTLSLMSKAGWNVHCLILTDGGLSSSPIKGTRHQEADAAGKIIGATYEFHALEECNFSTQAVIKVTEEALGRWQPDLIITHAPQPEKYGHRDHEVCAIAVSNVATRKNIPLWYSAPPVFLRGFEPNFFVDITSVIEEKVAAIGCYESELNKAFMQLDAILVLSRFWARELGQKDGYFEAFEISRQWVDASFFTAIANNSNQQVVKQS
- a CDS encoding glycosyltransferase — its product is MTSVSIIDNSANFSGNSRSLLKKRTLLFRYLAEINLIFGIWYLQWRITHSINFDALWISIPLLIAEIYSYFGGVMFVIGLWRPLVRQIKSLDQMTPPIPRVDWPTVDVFVTCYNEPPEIVEETAKAALAMDYPPIKLRVYVLDDGNSADMRTMTERLCIEDLQSAQLQKEVVRIDAERSYLFERLKQLENLTTNAQAAEQWLQASSKSVVNDSAAGFVQSLRQLILWLPPKHHTISDSPAKTLRDRLVSERKALQEAISKKELELVELARFRYIARPKPAGVPHHAKAGNLNYAIFSGETSGQFLLTLDADHIPKPQFLKRVLPYFYTYNLFTGKYDQNQIAFVQTRQDFYNIPPGDPFGHRANLFYGPLQQGKDGMNAAFYTGTNAILRREALISVGLQHFADEFAKDEKRLNEFQLIGGVSSNSITEDMNTAMRLHGAGWKSIYHNELLAEGLAPDDLSSTLKQRLRWAQGTIQVLLRENPLTKPGLSFWQRLHYFKTMYSYFSGFATLVFISCPIIYFFTDIIPVKTYGPDFALHFFPAFIINRLTFISATWGIPAREVWRSEQYAIALFPLLIQAVWSVFTGQKLNFQVTPKQRQSGIYLRLVWPQLVVFILTILGILWSLYQFAIGHLNYPGVHLLNGAWAIYNLLLLSAIIRASVWQPPKEA
- a CDS encoding DUF3131 domain-containing protein, coding for MIYKRPQQKLLRWIALFLVGTFLQLLFYIPTPVLSQNSNSCSNITAPLTPEEQTYARAAWQYFVKNYQPATGFTNSTGAYPSGTLWDMGNYLMALNAARWLNLTDQADFDSRLNKFLTTLNTLKLFEDALPNKVYNAATAQMVDYGNNPLERGIGWSALDVGRILAAFDVIRTCHPQYNEWLKGIVAKWQVARSLKDGELFGATVLPDKKTLLVQEGRLGYEEYGARGYQLWGFSAPKAIALEPFKLVEINGVQIPVDSRDFQSTNANNYVVSESYILDGIEFGLQGELANFAARVLDVQKRRFDTTGQLTAVTEDNIDQPPYFLYNTVYANGVNWATITDSNQPYPQFRSISTKAAFGWHYLFPDNAYAQKVFDAVKDLRSPDDGGYYAGIYEESKQPNKALTGNTNGLILEILYYKARGNHPLIASGSASKPSENSSPATPSNQSNSTGKPSENASPITPANQPNSTVKTPIAIPTDNSKPTEVAVAPIPPVDSPSSNLKLDRSLTVIERRYAEAAWRYFQANYHSKNGLIDDRSDFKGATLWGLGNYLSALHAARSLDIITPKEFDGRTRHLLAALTKLPLFAGELPSRSYDTRSLQPVDYGGNPIPEGNGWSALDLGRMLAALYNLKTCHPEYTAAVDKIVLDWSYLRVVREGILSSATVTKEQDGRYLTRVNPEIRLGYEEYAARAFQLWGFNLERSAVGGEYQTASVEGVKVPIQRHRTDTNSKVNQYTVSNPFVLYALEFGLDPQMRSLFEPIFQAQAERYRRTGTLTASATTLIDHKPYTVHSTITGQGEPWAALGDDGKPVPKGRLVSTAVAFAYHALLPENKYSQELLQGTTDLYNPSAGFYEGFYETTGKTAIGFTSDTNSIILQSLLYSVTNRQPLIRPTTTMNSLWWQAVSEGNSGRGLPSTATPQTKLISDSSGSYWVSDGKNTHLVTGTK
- a CDS encoding lipase family protein, whose amino-acid sequence is MTSLPNVNKPIERVDVFLFESSDYKEFDSLIAQELAGLIQKVYKQFDERNQLELSGDYELKSELQENDLPFGFVASKKNSKDVFVVFRGTKTFAEWFKDVNIPLVSYNDGKNRDGSILQKIQLIQSPVEIPKVGDFGRVTVGFRQIYINLRDAMINALQKCDPDSRIFVTGHSLGGALATLAIPDIIKNTNFQPKDVILYTFASPRCGDREFAIKFRETGVRHWRIANTEDFVTMIPFPTGNVFQPAPSETPPELDVLPKNPTVGLGTGGVTGPDRNPNPLFGFFKAMYDRNKRRMPDYVHTGTPVCFTIHAAALEQHHNLEEIYMRGILRFIQSK
- a CDS encoding DUF1304 domain-containing protein; translated protein: MQIVATIAIAFVAFIHIVISVVEMFFWKNPLVHQRLGFTADVANQVAPIVKNAGLYNGFIAAGLIWGVFSKSDFLSIRVFFLVCVAIAGIFAALTLKRTTLVFQTLPAFIALIFVWLAA
- a CDS encoding PIN domain-containing protein, with amino-acid sequence MKVLIDTNIVLDFLLQRSPFFQDAELLFQEIDSGRVVGYITATTLTDIFYISRKHTRSIDQARQAVSETLTVMVICPVNRAVLKSAFGSGLADFEDAVQIACAIAQGLDAIVTRDTQGFLSSSVPVLSIHELLQQLEAQNSK
- a CDS encoding Uma2 family endonuclease encodes the protein MKTLAKWSVDDYHRMVEAGILRDRHLELLAGEIVEMSPETPIHYTTAKRGAKYLEELLSGKADVRFNGPITLSDSEPEPDIAIVRLPESSYSDRHPAPQDIFWIVEVAKTSLNKDLEIKAAIYATAEIQEYWVLSLSAKQMIVFRNPQNGKYVEEYTLTQGTITPLAFTDISVSVQRLLP